GGTGGCGAGCGAGGCGCTCGAGGCGTTCGGTGGCGCGGGCTACGTCGAGGACACGGGGCTCCCGCGCCTGCTGCGCGACGCGCAGGTGCTGGCGATCTGGGAGGGCACGACCAACGTCCTCGCGCTCGACGTGCTGCGCGCGATCGAGCGCGAGGACGCGCTCGCGCCGCACCTGGCCGATCTGCAGGAACGCCTGCGCGCGCTGCCGGCTTCTGATGCGCTCGCGCCGTCGGTCGCCGTCGTGGGCGCGGCGCTCGGGCAGCTGGGCGCGCATGCCGCGGCGCTCGCGGCCGCGCCGCGCGCCGACGTCGAGGCGGGCGCGCGGTCGTTCGCGATCGCGCTCGGCCGCGCGACGATCGGCGTGCTGCTGCTGGAGCAGGCGGCGTGGTCGGCGACGGACCCGGCGGGCGCGTGCGACGCGGCCGCCGCGAGCGCCGCCGCGCGGCGCTGGTGCGCGACGCTGCCGCCACCCGTCGCGTTCGCCGCGGAGCAGCGCGCCGAGGCGGATGCGCTGCTCGGACGCGTGCCGGTGACGGGTTGACGGCTGGCGGGGTATCCCCTACCGTAGGCGACCCGCCGGCCACGCGCCGGTCCCACTTCCTTCGACGCCGGTCGATCCTCGATGCGCTTCCGCGCCCTCCCCATCTGGCAGCTCGTCCGCGATCGGCGCCGTGCGCCGGTCGTCGGCGACTGCTCGGTCGTCGTGACGACCGGGATGGGACGATGATCCATCGGCCAGGGACCGCGCGCGCGGGACGATAGTCGTCCCGTCGTCTGCAGAGCGAGTCGCCCCACCTGCGCCGAACGCGAGCCAGGTGGGGCGATTCGCGTCTTCCCGCACGCGGAGCACGACCGCATGTCCAGTCCGACCGACCTCCTGCCCGACGACGAGACGCTCGACGAGGCGCTGCCGCCCGCGCCAGCCGAGTCGGCCGCGCCGACGCCCGGCTTCTGGGCCTCCGTCCGCGAGGCGCTGCACGGCAGCCAGCAGGACTTCACGCGCGGTCCCATCGGCCGCGCGATCCTGCTGCTCGCCGTGCCGATGGTGCTCGAGATGGCGATGGAGAGCGTCTTCGCCGTCACCGACATCTTCTTCGTCGCGCACCTCGGCGCGGCGGCGGTCGCCAGCGTCGGGCTGACGGAGTCGCTGCTCGCGGCCGTCTACGCGCTGGCGATGGGCCTCGCGATCGGCGCCACGGCCGTCGTCGCGCGGCGCATCGGCGAGAAGGACGCCGAGGGCGCGGCGCACGCGGCCGCGCAGGCGGTGCTGCTGGGCGCGGGCATCGCCGTGGTGCTCGGCGCCGTCGGCTCGTTCTTCGCGCCCGAGCTGCTGCGCCTCATGGGCGCCTCCGACGAGGTGCTCGCCATCGGCGTGAACTACACGCGCGTGATGCTCGGCGGCGAGGCGAGCATCATCCTGCTGTTCGTCGCCAACGCCATCTTCCGCGGCGCGGGCGACGCGGCCATCGCCATGCGCACGCTCTGGATGGCGAACGGCATCAACATCGTGCTCGGCCCGCTGCTCGTGTTCGGCGTGGGGCCGTTCCCGAAGCTCGGCGTCACCGGCGCGGCCATCGGCACGACGATCGGCCGCGCGATCGGCGCCGGCTACGCGCTCTGGCGGCTGACGCGCCCGTATGCGGACGTGAAGGGCGAGGCGCTGCGCGTGCGCGTCGCCGCGCGCCACTTCCGGCCGGACCGCGCGGCGCTCGCGAGCCTGGTGCGGCTGTCGTCGTCCGCGACGGTGCAGATGATCATCGGCACGGCCAGCTGGATCGGGCTGGTGCGCATCATCGCGGCGTTCGGCAGCGACGCGCTGGCGGGCTACACGATCGCGATCCGCGTGGTGGTGTTCGGCATCCTGCCCGCGTGGGGCCTCAGCAACGCGGCGTCGACGCTGGTGGGCCAGGCGCTGGGCGCGAAGGACCCCGAGCGCGCCGAGCAGGCCGTGTGGATGACAGCGCGCTACACGGCGGCCTTCATGGGGACGCTGGGGTTGCTCTTCCTGGTCGCGGCGGGGCCCATCATCAACATCTTCACGCAGGACCCCGCGGTCGTGCCGGTGGGCGTGCGCGCGCTGCGCATCGTCGCCGCGGGCTTCGTGCTGTACGCGTACGGCATGGTGTTCACGGCGGCGTTCAACGGCGCCGGCGACACGCGCACGCCGACGTGGCTCAACTTCGCCGTCTTCTGGGTGTTCGAGATCCCGCTCGCGTGGGTGCTGGCGCGCCCGCTCGGCATGGGCCCGACGGGTGCGTTCATCGCCATCGCGCTCGCGTTCTCGGCGCTCGCGGTGGCCAGCGGCGCCCTGTTCCGACGGGGGACGTGGAAGACGCAGCAGGTCTGAACCGAAAGGCGAACCGCATTTGCAAGGATGAAAATCTGAGGAAGGTCTGATAACAGCGGATGGCTCCGTGTGGTGGCGAGGGATCTCGCACTCCACCGGAGCCATCCGTCGTTATCCGATCTTGTCCGATCTTCATCCTTGCAATGCCGTTCGGGTCCGGCGTGCCCGGCGCGTCTCCGCGGCAGAGATGGATGGTGACGGCGCGGCCGCGCTCGCGGCCGGCCCGGGCACGCCCACGGCCGGCGTCGCGACGGCCGACACGTCGCGCGCCACGAACCTGCCGTCGTCCGTGCGCATCGAGGGGCGCGTGCTGCTCCCCGGCGCGAGCGACAGCACGCAGCTGGTGGCGGCGCCGGGCGCGAAGCTCACGCTCTACCGCAACCAGATGGTGGACGGCCAGGCGACCACGACGAAGGTGGCCGAAGCGACCGCGGGGGCGGACGCGAGCTACGCGTTCGACGGCGTGCCGGGCGGCTACTACGTGCTCTCGGTCGACGTCACGGCGTCGCGCTTCTGGGGCTCGCACGTCGCGTTCATCCTCGCGGACGCGCCGGTGGTGCGCGTGACGGTGCCGTTCTGGCGCCGCCCCTGATCGCCGTGTGACGCGCGCCGGTGGTGGTTGACCGGCGGCGCGACGGGCGCGTAGCGTGCGGGCCATGACGACCACCCGCCGCCTCGCGCCCGTTCTCGCGCCCGTTCTCGCGCTCCTGATCGCCGCTGCGCCAGCCCTCGCGCAGCCCGTCGTTCCCGAGGGGCGCGCGCGCGCCCGCGACCTGGGCGTCGCGCCCGGCGTGCTCGCGCCCGGGCGCTGGAACGCCATCACCGACGTCGCCGGCGTGCGCGTCGGCCACACGACCGTCGTCGAGGGCGACAGCGTGCGCACCGGCGTGACGGCCATCCTGCCGCACGCGGGCAACCTCTATCGCGAGCGCGTGCCCGCGGCGGTCGTCGTCGGCAACGGCTTCGGCAAGCTGCTCGGCAGCACGCAGGTGGGCGAGCTGGGCGAGCTGGAGACGCCGATCCTGCTCACGTGCACCCTGTGCGTGTGGCGCGCGGCCGACGCGATGGTGGACACGCTCCTCACGCTGCCGGGGATGGAGCGCGTGCGCTCGATCAACCCGCTGGTGGGCGAGACGAACGACGGCACGCTCAACGCCGCCATCCGCAGCCGCCCGCTGCGCCCCGAGCACGTGCGCGCGGCGCTGGCCGGCGCGCGCGAGGCGCCGGTCGCGATGGGGAGCGTCGGCGCGGGCGCGGGGACGGTCGCCTTCGGGTGGAAGGGTGGCATCGGCTCCAGCTCGCGAGTCCTTACGCGCGGACTCGGTGGCTGGACGGTGGGCGTGCTGGTGCAGAGCAACTTCGGCGGCGTGCTCACCGTCGGCGGCGCGCGCGTGGGCGAGGCGCTCGGCCGGCACCCATTCACGCGCGCGCTGGCCGACAGCGCGCGCCCCGCGCCGCCGCCGGGCAGCGCCGACGGCTCGATCGTGATCGTGGTCGCGACGGACGCGCCGCTGTCCGACCGCAACCTGCGCCGCCTCGCGTCGCGCGCGCTGCTGGGGCTCGGGCGCACCGGCTCGTACGCGTCCAACGGCTCGGGCGACTACGTGATCGCCTTCTCGACCGCGCGCGAGGTGCGCCGCGCGTTCGACGCGCCGCGCCTGTCTACGACCGAGCTCGCGAACGACGGCGGCGACCTCTCGGCGCTCTTCGCCGCGGCGGCCGACGCGACCGAGGAGGCGATCTACGACTCGATCTTCGCCGCCACCACGGTCACGTCGCGCGGCGGCACCGTGCAGGCGATCCCGCTCGACCGCGTGCGCGAGGTGCTCGGGCGGAAGCGCTGAGCGCACCGCGCCGGAGCTCTTGCTGTTGGAGAGGATACGGATGCTTCGGATGATACGGATGCTTCGGATCGTCCCGTGTGGCGGCGACGCTCCGTGCGCTGCGAGGAGCGATCCGTCCCATCCGTTCAGATCCGGAGCATCCGTATCCTCCCCAAAGGCAACAGGGGCCGGCGCGACTCAGCGCAGCCGCGCCCGCGACGAGTCCAGCGTCGCCGCCAGTCGCCGCGCGTCGGGCACGCGGGCCACGAGCAGCGTGTGCACGTCGCGCAGCCGGTCCACGTACGTCGCGTACTCCGGCCGCAGCGCGCCCGACGCATCGTAGAACGCCGCCGGCGTCGACAGCCGGTGCAGCACCTCGCGCTCGGTGTACTCGACGTAGCGGCGATAGCGGTCGCTGATCGAGTTCACGCGGTTGTAGAACTCCGCCAGCGTGAAGAAGAGGCGCGGCTCCACCAGATCCAGGCCGCCCGCCGCGCGCGTCGCGTCCCATACCTCGGTGGGGATGCGCTCGCTGCCGGCGCGCACGTAGTACACGGGCGGCGCCGGCCGCTCGCCGCGCGCACGCGCCGCGTCGAACGCCGCGATGGCGCGCTGGATCGTGTCCGCGAGCACCGGCGCGACGGTCGCGAAGTTCTGCACCTCGCGCCCCAGCGCCGTGTACACCTGCCGCGCGCGCTCGGCGCGGTTGCGGGCGTCGCGGTAGTTCTCCACCGCGAACGCCAGCAGCAGGCCCAGGAACGTCACCAGCAGCTCGAACGCCAGCAGCAGCGCGGTGCGCGCCACGCGCTCGCGCTGCCCGCGAAGCCGCTCCGGGATCGCGGCGCCGATCCGCCGCGCGCGCGGCGTGGGCGGATCGGACGCCTGCGGCTCCCGCGCGACGGTCACGTGCCCGTGGGCTCGACGGCCTGCGCGCCCTCCGCCGGCGCGCCCGCGGCGTCGGCCACCGGCTGCGCGAACATCACCACGCGCCCGCCCGGCTCGCGCACGCCCAGCTCGTCCATCCCGTAGAAGGTGCGGCGGCGCGGCACGACGAGGTCCATCCCCCGCACGGCGGCGGCGACCGCCTCGATGTCCTCGACCTCGAAGAAGAGCGCGGTCGCATCCGCCGCGGCGCCCGCCGCGGGCACCGACGCCGCGTTGTCCTCCGCGACGCTCGCGCGCGTCTGGTACATCACCTCCACGCCGTCCTTCACGAGGATCGCGAAGCCGATCGCGTCGCCGTGCGGCACCGTCGCGACCGTGGCGAATCCGAGTCGGTCCACCCAGAACGGGAGGCACGGCTCGATCGCGTCGACGATGAGGACGGGCGTGAGCTTGCGGAAGGCGCTGGTGGTCATGGAGTTCGCTCGCTGCGATCGGTCGTGGTGGCGCGGCGCGGCCGCGCGGGGATGCGCGCAATCTGCGCGTGGATCCGCGGCGACGCTTGGCGAAATGGAACGCGGGGCGCGCGCATGCTCAGCCCACCGCGAGGCGCGACCACTCGCCCGGCGTGCGCCCCGTCAGCGCCTGCAGCTCGTCGGTGAGGTGCGACTGGTCGGCGAAGCCCAGCGCGTGCGCCACCGGCGACCAGCCCACGCGCCGCGCCTCGTCCACGCGCGCGATCGTGCGCCACATGCGCGCCACGCGCGCGTACGTCTTGGGCGACACGCCCACGTGCTCCGCGAACGCGCGCGCCAGCGCCTGGCGCGTGAGGCCCAGCGTCGCCGCCAGCTCCTCGACGCGCGTCGCCCCGCCCGAGGCGTCGAGCAGGCGCACCGCCTCGCGCACGGCGGCCGGCGGCGGCGCGGCCTGCGCGGCGCGCCGCACCAGCAGCTCCGTGAGCCGTGTGCGCGTCGCGTCGAGCGTCGGCTCGCCGTCCAGCAGCGCGTCGGCCGCGTCGCGCCACAGGTCGTCGAGCGGCACGCTGTCGTCGGTCAGCGCGTGCGCGGAGACGCCGAGCAGTCGGCGCGCGGCGCCGGGGCGCAGACGCGCGGCGACGAAGCGCGTACCGCCGACCGCCGGCGCGAGGAAGGCGCGCGTCATCGTGCCCACGACCTCCGCGACCGCGCCGTCCGGTCCCATCGTCAGCATCACGTCCACGCAGCCGTCGGGCAGCACGTGGTGCGGCGCGCCGCCGGCCGGCACGTCGCCGCGCGTCCACAGGCACGCCACGAACGGGCGCAGCGCGGCGGGCGGCGCGTGCTCGGCGTACGCGGCGGGCGCGCCGGCGACGGAGGGAAGGGGCTGACTGGGCACGGAACGCGGGGTGGGAGCAGGGAATCTCGCTCCGACCCCGCGCGCGGCAACCCCGTCGCGACTCAGCTCGCGGGTGGGGGAACAGGCGCCGGGGTGCAGGGCGCCGGCGCCGTCAGCCATGCGGCGGGCAGCAGGTGGCGCGCGCGGGCGCGCGACAGGCTCCAGCCGCGCCAGTCGCCCCGGCGCTCGGCGCGGCGCGCGGCGTGGTGGAAGGCCCACTGCAGTTGGCAGCGCGCCCGCGGCTCGCGCTGCGTGGCGGCCAGCATCGTGTCGGCGTGCGCCACCAGCGCCGGCGCCGCGTCCGCGCTCAGCCCCGCCAGGTACTCGGCGTCGAGATCCAGGCCACGGGCGGCGCGCACGGCGTTCACGTTGACGATGCGCGCGTCCGGGTTCACGGCGTGCAGCAGCAGCACCCACGCCCACCCCGACACCAGCGTGCCGAGCGCGAACTGCGCCACGCGGCCGCGCAGCAGCGTCGCGCCCGCCCACGCGAACACCACGCCGAGCCACGCCATGAACGCCGACGCGTAGAAGCGCTGCTCCGTGAGCCCGAACGCCGTCAGGTAGAGCCGCATGCGGTCGGCGGCCGAGACGAGCAGCACGAGCACGAGCGCGATCAGCGCGCCCGCCGCGATGCGGAAATGGCGGTGCGCGCGGCGCGAGTGCGGGCTCGGCGTCCCCTCGCCGACGAGGCCGTGCGCGAGCAGCAGCATCGGCAGCGCGAGCGCGGCGACGACCACCAGCTCGAAGAAGCCCCGTCGCGCATATTCGGCCACCGTCACGCCCGCCGTCGCCAGCGCGCGCGAGCCGCCGAACAGCCACCCCACCTGCAGCGCGCCGAACGTCAGGAAGAGCGCGTCCACCAGCGCGATCGCGACCGTCACCTCGCGCACGCCGACGCCCACGCCCTGCAGCCCCGCGCGGAGGTCGCTCATCGGCGCGATCGCGTGCTCCAGCGTCGTCGCCGGCGCGTCGGCGATCGGTGCGGGGCGCGGCGCGAGCAGCGCGGCGTAGAGGTAGCCACCCACCATCCACGCGCTCACGGTGATCACCACCACGTGCTGCGCCACCAGCCCGCCGTCCCACGCGACCAAGTGCTCCATCATGCGTGCGAAGGCGCGGTCGGCGGAGACGAGCAGCACGCCGAACACCAGCAGCGCGGGCGCGGCGAGCAGCCCGCCGCGCGCGAGCGTGCCGATGCCGGCGAGCGTCGCCGGCGCGGGGAGCGGCGGCGCCTCCACCGCGCGCGACGCCAGCAGCGGCGCGCCGAAGGCCACGCGCGCGCCCATGATCACCGCGCCGCCGACGTACGCCAGCGGGCCCGCGTGGTCCACGTCGAGCGCGTCGCCGTGCAGCACCGCCGCGGCCAGCGCGGCCAGCACCGTCAGCAGCGCGAGCACGTTGAGCGCGGCCAGCGCCTCCGCGTCGCGCCAGCCGGCCGCGCCCGCGAACACCAGCGCGAGCGCGCCCAGCAGCGCGGCGCCGAGCGTGAGCGGTTGCTCGCGGCGTCGCGCGAGCCACGCCAGCGCGGCCACCAGCGCGGTCGTCAGCAGCAGGAGGTTGATCCCGAGGGGCTGTGCCCGCAGCAACGCGTCGGTGAGCACGCCGAGGGTGAGCGCGGCGCCCACCGCGCGGCGCGCGACGGCCGGCTGCGGCAGGGCGGGGAGCAGCGACGAGAGGGCGGGCATCGGTCAGCCGTGCGCGGTGCGCGGAGAGGTGGGGAGCGCGCCGAAGCGGCGCTCGCGGGCGGCATACTCGGCGAGCCCGCGCGCGAGCTCGTCGGCGTCGAAGTCGGGCCACATCGTCGGCGTGAACCAGAGCTCCGCGTAGGCGCACTCCCAGAGCAGGAAGTCGCTCAGCCGCTGCTCGCCGCCCGTGCGGATCAGCAGGTCGACGTCGGGCGTGGGCGCGACGTCGTGCATCGCGGCGCCCAGGCGCGCGGCGAAGAGCGCGAAGGCGTCGCGCGCGTACTCGTCGTCGGCCGCGACGGCCTGCGTGGCGGCGCGCACGATCGCGTCGCGGGCCGAGTAGTCGAGCGCGATGCGCAGGCGCAGGCGGTCGCCGCCGCGCGTCGTCTCCTCCGCTGCTTCGATGGCGCGGCGCAGCAGCGGATCGAGGCGGTCGCGGCGGCCGACGATCGTCAGCTGCACGCCGTGCGCGACGCAGCGCGCGGCCTCGCCGTGCAGGTAGCGGCGGAAGAGGCGCATCAGCTGCTGCACCTCGCTCTCGGGGCGGCGCCAGTTGTCGCCGGAGAAGGCGTAGAGCGTGAGCGTGCGCACGCCGGCGCGGAGCGCGGCGTCGACCGTGCGTCGCACGGCGCGCGCGCCCGCGAGGTGGCCGGCGGCGCGCGGCCGGCCGCGGCGCGTGGCCCAGCGCCCGTTCCCGTCCATGATGATCGCGACGTGCGCGGGGACGCGGCCGCCGCCGGCGAGCTGGAGGTGTGGAGTACTTTGCATCGTAAAGTCAGCGGACACGAGAATGCGCCACACGCGACGCGGACCCGCAGACGTGCCGGGTCAGCGATCGCGCGTGGCGCGGATGAGGGCTTCCATGTGGTCGAGGTAGCGCTCGAGCGCCCGGCGCCCCTCGGCCGTCAGCCGGTAGTCCGTGCGGGGGACGCGCCCCTCGAACCCCTTCGTGCAGGCGACGTAGCCCGCGTCCTCCAGCTTGCGCGCGTGCACGCTCAGGTTCCCGTCGGACGCCTGCAGCAGCGCCTTCAGCTCGGCGAAGCTCAGCGACTCGTTCACCGCCAGCGCGCTGACGATGCCCAGGCGCACGCGCTCGTGCACCAGCTGGTCGAGCTCCGGGGCGGTGCCGGCCGCCGCCCCGCGCACGCCGGCCAGCGCGGGCGCGGCCGGACGCTC
This is a stretch of genomic DNA from Roseisolibacter agri. It encodes these proteins:
- a CDS encoding DUF4153 domain-containing protein — its product is MPALSSLLPALPQPAVARRAVGAALTLGVLTDALLRAQPLGINLLLLTTALVAALAWLARRREQPLTLGAALLGALALVFAGAAGWRDAEALAALNVLALLTVLAALAAAVLHGDALDVDHAGPLAYVGGAVIMGARVAFGAPLLASRAVEAPPLPAPATLAGIGTLARGGLLAAPALLVFGVLLVSADRAFARMMEHLVAWDGGLVAQHVVVITVSAWMVGGYLYAALLAPRPAPIADAPATTLEHAIAPMSDLRAGLQGVGVGVREVTVAIALVDALFLTFGALQVGWLFGGSRALATAGVTVAEYARRGFFELVVVAALALPMLLLAHGLVGEGTPSPHSRRAHRHFRIAAGALIALVLVLLVSAADRMRLYLTAFGLTEQRFYASAFMAWLGVVFAWAGATLLRGRVAQFALGTLVSGWAWVLLLHAVNPDARIVNVNAVRAARGLDLDAEYLAGLSADAAPALVAHADTMLAATQREPRARCQLQWAFHHAARRAERRGDWRGWSLSRARARHLLPAAWLTAPAPCTPAPVPPPAS
- a CDS encoding winged helix-turn-helix domain-containing protein — its product is MARSGAARRAAGEERPAAPALAGVRGAAAGTAPELDQLVHERVRLGIVSALAVNESLSFAELKALLQASDGNLSVHARKLEDAGYVACTKGFEGRVPRTDYRLTAEGRRALERYLDHMEALIRATRDR
- a CDS encoding helix-turn-helix domain-containing protein, with amino-acid sequence MPSQPLPSVAGAPAAYAEHAPPAALRPFVACLWTRGDVPAGGAPHHVLPDGCVDVMLTMGPDGAVAEVVGTMTRAFLAPAVGGTRFVAARLRPGAARRLLGVSAHALTDDSVPLDDLWRDAADALLDGEPTLDATRTRLTELLVRRAAQAAPPPAAVREAVRLLDASGGATRVEELAATLGLTRQALARAFAEHVGVSPKTYARVARMWRTIARVDEARRVGWSPVAHALGFADQSHLTDELQALTGRTPGEWSRLAVG
- a CDS encoding P1 family peptidase; the encoded protein is MTTTRRLAPVLAPVLALLIAAAPALAQPVVPEGRARARDLGVAPGVLAPGRWNAITDVAGVRVGHTTVVEGDSVRTGVTAILPHAGNLYRERVPAAVVVGNGFGKLLGSTQVGELGELETPILLTCTLCVWRAADAMVDTLLTLPGMERVRSINPLVGETNDGTLNAAIRSRPLRPEHVRAALAGAREAPVAMGSVGAGAGTVAFGWKGGIGSSSRVLTRGLGGWTVGVLVQSNFGGVLTVGGARVGEALGRHPFTRALADSARPAPPPGSADGSIVIVVATDAPLSDRNLRRLASRALLGLGRTGSYASNGSGDYVIAFSTAREVRRAFDAPRLSTTELANDGGDLSALFAAAADATEEAIYDSIFAATTVTSRGGTVQAIPLDRVREVLGRKR
- a CDS encoding MATE family efflux transporter — protein: MSSPTDLLPDDETLDEALPPAPAESAAPTPGFWASVREALHGSQQDFTRGPIGRAILLLAVPMVLEMAMESVFAVTDIFFVAHLGAAAVASVGLTESLLAAVYALAMGLAIGATAVVARRIGEKDAEGAAHAAAQAVLLGAGIAVVLGAVGSFFAPELLRLMGASDEVLAIGVNYTRVMLGGEASIILLFVANAIFRGAGDAAIAMRTLWMANGINIVLGPLLVFGVGPFPKLGVTGAAIGTTIGRAIGAGYALWRLTRPYADVKGEALRVRVAARHFRPDRAALASLVRLSSSATVQMIIGTASWIGLVRIIAAFGSDALAGYTIAIRVVVFGILPAWGLSNAASTLVGQALGAKDPERAEQAVWMTARYTAAFMGTLGLLFLVAAGPIINIFTQDPAVVPVGVRALRIVAAGFVLYAYGMVFTAAFNGAGDTRTPTWLNFAVFWVFEIPLAWVLARPLGMGPTGAFIAIALAFSALAVASGALFRRGTWKTQQV
- the uppS gene encoding polyprenyl diphosphate synthase, whose translation is MQSTPHLQLAGGGRVPAHVAIIMDGNGRWATRRGRPRAAGHLAGARAVRRTVDAALRAGVRTLTLYAFSGDNWRRPESEVQQLMRLFRRYLHGEAARCVAHGVQLTIVGRRDRLDPLLRRAIEAAEETTRGGDRLRLRIALDYSARDAIVRAATQAVAADDEYARDAFALFAARLGAAMHDVAPTPDVDLLIRTGGEQRLSDFLLWECAYAELWFTPTMWPDFDADELARGLAEYAARERRFGALPTSPRTAHG